A region of the Oceanispirochaeta sp. M1 genome:
GTTTACTATAATCGGAAACGTATCAGTACGGTGAACGAAGGAGGCTGGCCTCCAGTTATCTACAGGGAGAAAGAAGCTCTGAAAAAGGCTTCATAAAATAATTGGGGTATTTAGGGACTGCACCGATGTTGACATTTCCAAAAAATATATATTTTGAATCTAATAAATCAACATTTATTGATATTGAGTACAGTTCAACATATGGGGGATCAGGTTTTGGTATTGCAGCCACATATCTCTTAGGTACAGGTAGGACTTGGAACAATGAAATAGGTAAACTGGAAATATACATTATCAATAAATCAGATCTATGGATAAATAATGTAGAAATAGGTAATAGCAATTCTGCTATTTATCAGAATGATAATGATGGACATTTCGCATTACTATTAGAAGATTTTGAACCTATAATTACAGATCAAATTTTTATAAAATTAATTGATTATCCTAAATTTGATGATCCAATGTGGGGTATTAAAAGTGGTAATTTTCCTCTATCAGAAAAAAAGGTTAGCGAGAATTGGTTAAGATTCTTAACTTTAGATCAGTTAAGAAAAGTACGGAATTCAGTATTTGCTTTCCATGGATATGGATTTAAATCTGAATATCTTAAAGATTATTTTAGTAGTTTTAAATGGTATGAAAAGGATAGTGATTTCACAGAATCTGTATTTAATAATTTTGAAAAAATGAATCTTGAGAAATTACTTGAATACGAAGAAAGTCTAAAGATAAGATTTGATTCTTAGCAAAACATAACAAGCAATTGAAGTGTGTGCCACGAGAAGGCGCCTTAATCTAAATGATGGAGGTAGTTTCGTAACTGTAATATTGATGAGGGTAGGCCCCTCGAAATCGGTTTTCAGGAACAGGTTTCAAACCACCGCAAGCTGCATTGGTAAAGAGCCTTTGTGGTGAACGTTGTCGGAAAAAGCAGGAATTAGAACCTGTCAGGTGTGTCTTTGGAAGGTGAACGAAAGTGAACCGTCGATGAGGTATCGAAAGTTTGTATGGTGAGATCAAAAATGACGGGCACTTCAAGCGTCATGACAGGGTATACGACAGAACCTGATTAGTGCGTATGCGGTCTCCGGTATATAGGCGGCACGAGTCAAAGACAGGCGATATTACGGAACGTGGGAACCTGTCGTTGTGATGTTAAGGGAAAATCGTATAACAGAAGAACTGGAAGCGAGAAAGTACCGATGCACGGCACAGGGGCGGATCAGCTCGTAGTAGTTATGAAGGTCTTGTAATGAGACTGGAGCGAAGGAGCTGACATATTCAGTCTGTTTCGGTGATCAACCGGGATAACTGGGAGGAATCATTGGAACAGACAAAATCGTTTAACATTTCAAAGAATATTCTTTGGAATGCGTACATGCAGGTACGGAAGAACGGTGGTTCTGCCGGCGTAGATGGGATAACACTTGAAATGGTGGATTCCCGCAAAACTGATATTTTGTACTCCCTATGGAATCGAATGTCATCCGGTAGCTACTTTCCCAAATCCGTGTTGCGTGTAGACATCCCCAAAAAGAGCGGCGGAACAAGACCCTTGGGTATTCCTACGGTTATTGATCGTGTTGCTCAAATGACGGCCAAAATGTATCTGGAACCGCTTCTTGAGCCATTGTTTCATCCTGATTCCTATGGATACCGGCCTAAGAAGTCGGCTCATCAGGCTGTTTCAATAACCAGGAAGAGGTGCTGGAAGTACAGCTGGGTAATTGATTTGGACATTAAAGGGTTCTTTGACACGATTGATCATGAGTTATTGCTTAAAGCAGTGCGGTTTCATAATCCACCTGCCTGGGTCATTCTCTATATCACTAGATGGTTAAAGGCCTCTGCAGAAGATTCGAATGGAGTTGTGATTGAGAGAGAGCAGGGGACACCACAGGGCGGGGTAATCAGCCCATTGTTGGCAAATCTGTTTATGCACTATGCCTTTGATGAATGGATGAAGAGAACATATCCACATGTTGAGTTTGCTCGATATGCGGA
Encoded here:
- the ltrA gene encoding group II intron reverse transcriptase/maturase — encoded protein: MEQTKSFNISKNILWNAYMQVRKNGGSAGVDGITLEMVDSRKTDILYSLWNRMSSGSYFPKSVLRVDIPKKSGGTRPLGIPTVIDRVAQMTAKMYLEPLLEPLFHPDSYGYRPKKSAHQAVSITRKRCWKYSWVIDLDIKGFFDTIDHELLLKAVRFHNPPAWVILYITRWLKASAEDSNGVVIEREQGTPQGGVISPLLANLFMHYAFDEWMKRTYPHVEFARYADDVVIHCRSRHEAESLLSAVKDRLSDCKLSVHPEKTKIVFCKDDNRKGDYECTEFDFLGFTFRPRHARNDRGQFFVSFSPAISRKAEESIRDTIRSWKVHSRTGSSLLSLISEFNPRLRGWLTYYGAFRRSSMRKICELFHKVLVKWAKNKYRRLNHRWSKAYAYFRRLANRNPKLLAYWELGWCLNF
- a CDS encoding YARHG domain-containing protein, encoding MLTFPKNIYFESNKSTFIDIEYSSTYGGSGFGIAATYLLGTGRTWNNEIGKLEIYIINKSDLWINNVEIGNSNSAIYQNDNDGHFALLLEDFEPIITDQIFIKLIDYPKFDDPMWGIKSGNFPLSEKKVSENWLRFLTLDQLRKVRNSVFAFHGYGFKSEYLKDYFSSFKWYEKDSDFTESVFNNFEKMNLEKLLEYEESLKIRFDS